The Hymenobacter baengnokdamensis genome includes a region encoding these proteins:
- a CDS encoding M61 family metallopeptidase, with the protein MTYYHVSFENPLTFYLQVQLMVEVPAEATGPLALQLPAWRPGRYEIQNFGQKIQHMEFSDAETDELLPYRKVTKDRWEVSGAAGRSVRARYNFYAHQMDAGGSWLDATQLYLNPVQALLYAEGQQELPCQLTLDLPANWRLACGLPQTLPNTLQAASFDQLADAPLIASPTIQHEQYEAGGLPFHVWAQGDEAVVNWPRLLADFKAFSEEQLTLFGGFPVTEYHFLNQFLPYKHYHGVEHHNSTVIVLGPAEQLMQETLYKELLGVSCHELFHTWNIKAIRPAEMQPYDYSRENYFRTCYIAEGITTYYGEYLLARSHVRTPEQYFEELNTVLHKHYADAGGHNLSLADASMDLWLDGYKPGVPDRKVSVYHKGALAALLLDLTLRQLHGHARSLDDVMRRLYEEFGQTGKGYTDEDYVRVVTEVAGRKMQVYFDKFINGTAPLQEPLDKALHTVGCQLVAYESTSAAEGKFGFRTVVKNERTEVTYIWPGSPAAAALTVDDELVAINGRRVDMNLQSLLSTDAPHYEVAVFRQNRLLLVELAAQPGLSFGPRYAVEKLAEADEAQKAGFSKWLGWDFKPQI; encoded by the coding sequence CGGCCAGGCCGCTACGAAATCCAGAACTTCGGGCAAAAGATTCAGCACATGGAGTTTAGCGATGCCGAAACCGACGAGCTCCTGCCCTACCGCAAGGTAACGAAGGACCGCTGGGAAGTGAGCGGCGCAGCCGGCCGCAGCGTGCGGGCGCGCTACAATTTTTATGCCCACCAGATGGACGCCGGCGGCTCGTGGCTCGATGCTACCCAGCTGTACCTCAACCCGGTGCAGGCACTGCTTTACGCCGAGGGCCAGCAGGAGCTACCCTGCCAGCTTACCCTTGACCTGCCGGCCAACTGGCGCCTGGCTTGCGGCCTGCCCCAAACGCTGCCCAATACCCTGCAAGCCGCCAGCTTCGACCAGCTGGCCGATGCGCCGCTCATTGCCAGCCCTACCATTCAGCACGAGCAATACGAGGCGGGCGGCCTGCCTTTCCACGTATGGGCGCAGGGCGACGAGGCGGTAGTCAACTGGCCCCGGCTGCTGGCCGACTTTAAGGCCTTTTCGGAAGAGCAGCTGACGCTGTTCGGCGGCTTCCCGGTTACCGAATACCACTTCCTGAACCAGTTTTTGCCCTACAAGCACTACCACGGCGTGGAGCACCACAACTCGACCGTGATTGTGCTGGGGCCGGCCGAGCAGCTTATGCAGGAAACCCTATATAAGGAGCTGCTGGGCGTGAGCTGCCACGAGTTGTTTCATACCTGGAACATCAAGGCCATCCGGCCCGCCGAGATGCAGCCCTACGATTACAGCCGCGAGAATTATTTCCGCACCTGCTATATAGCCGAAGGCATTACGACCTACTATGGCGAATACCTGCTGGCGCGCAGCCACGTGCGTACGCCGGAGCAATATTTTGAGGAGCTGAACACCGTGCTGCACAAGCACTACGCCGATGCGGGCGGCCACAACCTGAGCCTGGCCGATGCCAGCATGGACCTCTGGCTCGACGGCTACAAGCCGGGCGTGCCCGACCGCAAAGTGTCGGTATACCATAAGGGCGCGCTGGCGGCGCTGCTGCTCGACCTGACCCTGCGGCAGCTGCACGGCCACGCCCGCAGCCTCGACGACGTAATGCGCCGCCTCTATGAAGAATTCGGCCAAACCGGCAAGGGCTACACCGACGAGGACTACGTGCGCGTGGTAACCGAAGTAGCCGGCCGCAAGATGCAGGTGTATTTCGACAAGTTTATCAATGGCACTGCGCCCCTGCAAGAGCCACTTGACAAGGCTCTGCACACCGTAGGCTGCCAACTGGTGGCTTACGAAAGCACCTCAGCCGCCGAAGGGAAATTTGGCTTCCGCACAGTGGTAAAAAATGAGCGCACCGAAGTAACGTACATCTGGCCCGGCTCGCCGGCCGCTGCCGCCCTTACTGTCGATGATGAGCTAGTAGCCATCAACGGCCGCCGCGTCGATATGAATCTGCAAAGCCTGCTCAGCACCGACGCACCGCACTACGAAGTGGCGGTATTCCGTCAGAACCGCTTATTGCTGGTGGAGCTGGCCGCGCAGCCAGGCCTTTCGTTCGGCCCCCGCTACGCAGTGGAAAAGCTGGCCGAAGCTGATGAAGCGCAGAAGGCCGGCTTTAGCAAATGGTTGGGCTGGG